One Cryobacterium psychrophilum DNA segment encodes these proteins:
- a CDS encoding pilus assembly protein TadG-related protein: MRWITARLHQERGASAVLVAILLVPLLGFAAIALDVGALYVERGQLQNGADAAALAIAQGCAADGVCTSPGGRAATFANANANDGAASVLTPTFPTSNSVTVTSSTRVAGTNADAISHPFARFIGVDSTTVHAAATAEWGAPRASMIVLPLAISLCEFRPALDGTLQLLRYDQNPNCTTPDGHPIPGGFGWLDRVDNECEAAIDLLVARAPSEPGNSYPGICDDTLTNLQGTTILVPIFDRAYNPSGTEVTQGQAASYHLYAFAAFTVTGWKLSGGHTFPQVNIDPAAPKCNGNCRGIQGYFDRWVSVEAAAAVLGGPDLGASIVRLSN, encoded by the coding sequence ATGCGGTGGATAACTGCCCGTTTGCACCAGGAACGCGGCGCGAGCGCCGTGCTGGTGGCCATCCTGTTGGTCCCGCTTCTCGGCTTCGCGGCAATCGCGCTCGACGTCGGCGCCCTCTACGTCGAACGTGGCCAGCTCCAGAACGGAGCGGACGCGGCCGCACTCGCCATTGCCCAGGGCTGCGCTGCTGACGGCGTCTGCACCAGCCCCGGGGGCCGAGCCGCCACATTCGCCAACGCGAACGCCAACGACGGGGCCGCCAGCGTCCTCACCCCCACCTTCCCGACCAGCAACAGCGTGACCGTCACCTCGAGCACTCGGGTGGCCGGCACCAATGCGGACGCTATCAGCCACCCGTTCGCGCGGTTCATCGGTGTCGATTCGACGACCGTTCACGCGGCGGCAACCGCCGAGTGGGGCGCGCCGCGGGCGAGCATGATCGTGCTTCCGCTCGCCATCTCGCTCTGTGAGTTTCGGCCCGCGCTGGACGGAACCCTCCAGTTGCTCCGCTACGACCAGAACCCGAACTGCACGACCCCGGACGGGCACCCCATCCCCGGTGGATTCGGCTGGCTCGACCGGGTCGATAACGAGTGTGAGGCGGCCATCGACCTGCTCGTGGCGCGTGCGCCGAGCGAACCGGGCAACTCGTACCCGGGCATCTGCGATGACACGCTGACCAATCTGCAGGGCACGACAATTCTGGTTCCTATTTTCGACCGGGCCTACAACCCGAGCGGTACGGAAGTGACTCAGGGGCAGGCGGCCTCGTACCATCTGTACGCCTTCGCCGCATTCACCGTCACCGGATGGAAGCTCTCCGGTGGCCATACCTTCCCGCAGGTCAACATTGATCCCGCCGCCCCGAAGTGCAACGGCAATTGCCGCGGTATCCAGGGCTACTTCGATCGTTGGGTGTCCGTCGAAGCGGCAGCCGCCGTTCTCGGTGGCCCGGACCTCGGCGCATCCATCGTCAGACTTTCAAACTAG